A section of the Citrus sinensis cultivar Valencia sweet orange chromosome 8, DVS_A1.0, whole genome shotgun sequence genome encodes:
- the LOC102616021 gene encoding pentatricopeptide repeat-containing protein At2g15980, whose protein sequence is MAVQILKHIIFSVSKPKPKPQLLSQFSTSSSSPPSDQSHNLISTVVSLLTHHRSKSRWNHLLSLCRSGLTPTQFSQIALGLKNNPHLALRFFSFTQHKSLCKHSLSSYATIIHILSRARLIGPARDVIRVALRSPENDPKLKLFEVLVKTYRECGSAPFVFDLLIKCCLEVKNIEKIETCVDIVRMLMSRGLSVKVSTCNALIWEVSRGKGVISGYEIYREVFGLDSDGTEGIGKDVKRVVRVRPNVHTFNALMVCFYREGAFEKVEDVWVEMVRLGCEPDCYSYSVLMAVFCEERRMREAEKLWEEMRDKNVEHDVVAYNTIIGGFCEIGEMARAEEFFREMGLSGVESSSVTFEHLVNGYCRTGDVDSAILVYNDMCRKGFKSEGSTIEVLIGELCDKRRVFEALDILKAGVVKFGLFPTEKSYMFLIKGLCEEGKMEEALKVQAEMVGKGFEPSLEIYSAFIDGYMKEGNVEMATMLRKEMFENQVRQEDG, encoded by the coding sequence ATGGCGGTCCAAATCCTTAAACACATCATCTTCTCAGTTTCAAAGCCCAAGCCAAAACCCCAGCTACTGTCCCAATTCTCCacctcatcatcatctccaCCGTCTGATCAATCCCACAACCTAATCTCCACCGTCGTTTCACTCCTCACTCACCACCGCTCCAAATCACGATGGAACCACCTCCTCTCCCTCTGCCGCTCCGGTTTAACCCCCACCCAGTTTTCCCAAATTGCCCTCGGCCTTAAAAATAATCCCCATCTTGCCCTCCGCTTCTTCTCCTTCACACAACACAAGTCTCTCTGCAAACACAGCCTCAGCTCTTATGCTACAATCATTCACATCCTCTCTCGGGCCAGGCTTATCGGCCCGGCACGAGATGTCATCCGGGTCGCCCTCAGATCACCAGAAAATGAtccaaaattgaaactttttgAGGTTCTTGTGAAAACTTACAGGGAGTGTGGCTCAGCTCCGTTTGTGTTTGATTTGTTAATAAAGTGTTGCTTagaagtgaaaaatattgaaaagatTGAAACTTGTGTTGATATTGTTAGAATGTTAATGTCCCGTGGGCTTAGTGTTAAAGTCAGCACATGTAATGCTTTGATATGGGAGGTTTCTAGGGGTAAAGGTGTAATTTCGGGGTATGAGATTTATAGGGAGGTGTTTGGGTTAGATAGTGATGGGACTGAAGGAATTGGTAAAGATGTGAAAAGGGTTGTTAGAGTTAGGCCTAACGTGCACACATTCAATGCTTTGATGGTGTGTTTTTATAGGGAAGGTGCTTTTGAGAAAGTGGAGGACGTATGGGTTGAAATGGTGAGATTGGGATGTGAACCTGATTGTTATAGTTATAGTGTTTTGATGGCTGTGTTTTGTGAGGAAAGGAGGATGAGAGAAGCTGAGAAGCTATGGGAAGAAATGAGGGATAAGAATGTAGAGCATGATGTTGTCGCTTACAACACTATTATTGGTGGATTTTGTGAGATTGGAGAAATGGCAAGGGCAGAGGAGTTTTTTAGGGAGATGGGGTTGAGTGGGGTTGAGAGTAGTAGTGTGACTTTTGAGCATCTTGTTAATGGATATTGTAGAACTGGGGATGTTGATTCAGCAATTTTGGTGTATAACGATATGTGTAGGAAGGGTTTTAAGTCGGAGGGTTCTACGATTGAGGTGTTGATTGGAGAGCTTTGTGATAAGAGAAGAGTATTCGAAGCACTGGATATATTGAAGGCTGGAGTTGTAAAGTTTGGTTTGTTTCCGACAGAGAAAAGTTATATGTTCTTGATTAAGGGGTTGTGTGAGGAGGGGAAGATGGAAGAAGCATTGAAGGTTCAGGCAGAGATGGTAGGGAAAGGATTTGAGCCAAGTTTGGAGATTTATAGTGCTTTTATAGATGGTTATATGAAAGAAGGAAATGTGGAAATGGCAACAATGCTGAGGAAGGAGATGTTTGAAAATCAAGTGAGGCAGGAAGATGGTTAG
- the LOC102615728 gene encoding CASP-like protein 5C1, protein MATENQVPGSVGTSASLSLRLGQTIFSSASLLFMSLGVEFYSYTSFCYLVTIMGLVIPWSFTMAIVDGYSVLVKCPIRQPGVLLIIVVGDWVLSILTLAAACSTASVVDLLLRAENPYCPPKFCSRYQISAAMAFLTWFLSMASSLFNLWLLPSL, encoded by the exons ATGGCAACAGAGAATCAAGTGCCTGGCTCTGTCGGAACCAGTGCTAGTTTGTCTTTGAGATTGGGACAGACCATTTTCTCTTCTgcttctcttctcttcatGTCTTTAGGTGTTGAGTTTTACAGCTACACTTCTTTTTG CTACTTGGTAACAATAATGGGTTTGGTCATTCCCTGGAGTTTCACGATGGCAATTGTGGATGGATACTCTGTTCTAGTCAAATGCCCCATTCGCCAACCCGGAGTTCTACTTATAATTGTCGTTGGAGATTGG GTCTTGTCTATTCTTACACTAGCAGCAGCATGTTCAACGGCGAGTGTTGTCGATCTTTTGCTCCGCGCAGAAAATCCTTACTGCCCTCCTAAGTTTTGTAGTCGATATCAAATATCAGCTGCAATGGCTTTCTTGACCTGGTTTCTTTCAATGGCTTCCTCGCTTTTCAATCTTTGGCTACTCCCTTCCTTGTGA
- the LOC102615232 gene encoding mitochondrial import receptor subunit TOM6 homolog codes for MFPGMFMKKPDKAAALKQLRSHVAMFGTWVVVIRVTPYLLHYFSREKEELKLEF; via the coding sequence ATGTTTCCGGGAATGTTCATGAAGAAGCCAGACAAGGCGGCGGCCTTGAAGCAGCTGCGGAGCCACGTGGCCATGTTCGGGACCTGGGTCGTTGTGATTCGCGTCACCCCCTACCTTCTTCACTATTTCTccagagaaaaagaagagctCAAGCTCGAATTCTAa